In Mycobacterium sp. Aquia_216, a genomic segment contains:
- a CDS encoding glycosyltransferase has protein sequence MSASALRIYDRAVVVIPAHNEKAHLPACLRALLTSALCLPIPVSIIVVLDATDDDSARLAGQYGPDVHFISVDAHNVGAARAAGFGYGRSLCRDDDECWYATTDADSRVDPGWLIHQLGLGADMVLGVVRVTNWCQHSRDVAERYLQAYESYSANRDGQHDHVHGANMGFSARAYWRVGGFDALASGEDVDLVERFEAAGYRIHRDTDLSVITSARIQARAPHGFAHYLRRLGRSAAGDRA, from the coding sequence ATGTCTGCGTCAGCACTTCGCATCTACGACCGGGCTGTCGTGGTGATTCCCGCGCATAACGAGAAAGCGCATCTCCCAGCGTGTTTACGCGCGCTGCTGACCAGCGCATTGTGCTTGCCGATTCCGGTATCGATAATCGTCGTGCTGGACGCAACCGACGACGACAGCGCCAGACTGGCCGGCCAGTACGGGCCAGATGTGCACTTCATCAGCGTCGATGCCCACAATGTGGGCGCCGCGCGGGCGGCCGGGTTCGGCTATGGCCGCTCGCTGTGTCGCGATGACGACGAGTGCTGGTACGCCACCACCGATGCCGACAGCCGGGTGGACCCGGGCTGGCTGATCCACCAGCTCGGCCTCGGAGCGGACATGGTCCTGGGCGTAGTGCGCGTCACTAACTGGTGCCAGCACTCCCGAGACGTCGCTGAACGCTATCTGCAAGCCTACGAGTCGTACTCCGCGAATCGGGATGGGCAGCACGACCACGTGCACGGCGCCAACATGGGCTTCAGCGCCCGCGCCTACTGGCGGGTCGGTGGCTTTGACGCGCTTGCCTCCGGAGAGGATGTCGATCTGGTCGAGCGCTTCGAGGCCGCCGGCTATCGCATTCACCGCGACACCGACTTATCGGTCATCACCTCGGCACGAATCCAGGCTCGCGCCCCGCACGGATTCGCGCACTATTTAAGGCGACTGGGGAGATCGGCGGCGGGTGATCGCGCGTGA
- a CDS encoding endonuclease/exonuclease/phosphatase family protein translates to MRVATFNILHGRTVGDGVDPQRLRDCVRQLDPDILALQEVDCDQARSSRADLTALAAEAMGAIEHRFVAAISGTPGATWMAATGDEQPGTAGYGIALLSRFPVASWQVVRLPRIPIRFPMYLPGPNRLMIVDEEPRAAVIARLDTPLGPLTVANTHLSFVPGWNRRQLLHLIHDLRGFPGPRLLIGDLNMTPPAVHRWSGMRPLATAATFPAAAPDRQLDHILTDDRSLRGGVTEAELMPISDHRPLVVDLDHG, encoded by the coding sequence ATGCGCGTAGCGACCTTCAACATCCTGCACGGCCGCACCGTGGGCGACGGGGTGGATCCGCAGCGGTTGCGGGACTGTGTCCGCCAGCTGGATCCGGACATACTCGCCTTGCAAGAAGTCGACTGTGACCAAGCCCGCTCCTCTCGCGCCGACCTCACCGCATTGGCCGCCGAAGCGATGGGAGCGATCGAACACCGATTTGTGGCCGCGATCTCCGGCACTCCCGGCGCGACGTGGATGGCCGCGACCGGCGACGAACAACCCGGGACTGCGGGATACGGGATCGCGCTGCTGTCCCGATTCCCCGTGGCCAGTTGGCAAGTGGTGCGACTGCCCCGGATTCCGATCCGATTCCCCATGTATCTGCCCGGCCCCAACCGGCTGATGATCGTCGACGAAGAGCCACGGGCGGCGGTCATCGCCCGGCTGGACACACCGCTGGGTCCGCTCACCGTGGCCAACACGCATCTGTCCTTTGTGCCCGGGTGGAATCGGCGCCAGCTGCTTCACCTGATTCACGACCTGCGCGGCTTCCCGGGGCCCCGGTTGCTGATCGGGGACCTCAACATGACTCCCCCGGCAGTGCACCGCTGGTCGGGCATGCGGCCGCTCGCGACAGCCGCGACATTCCCGGCGGCGGCTCCCGACCGCCAGCTCGACCACATCCTGACCGACGACCGCAGCCTGCGCGGCGGCGTCACCGAGGCTGAGCTGATGCCGATCTCCGACCACCGGCCGCTGGTGGTCGACCTCGACCACGGGTGA
- a CDS encoding SAM-dependent methyltransferase: MSRRLPDVYFDQMYADADDPWHLSTRWYEQRKYAMTLAMLPNRRYRHAFEPGCSIGTLTAQLTLRCDHVTAVDVAEAAVRSADVRLQHAGCRDRVTLDRSSLDAAWPPGPFDLLVLSEVAYYLEADALAGVLERECARLQPGTNVVAAHWRHPVADYPLTGDAAHTVIARTPGLISLGRYQDRDVVIEVFDMGDGRSVATRDKVPGAH; this comes from the coding sequence ATGAGCAGGCGCCTTCCCGACGTCTATTTCGACCAGATGTATGCCGACGCCGACGATCCGTGGCATCTGTCGACGCGGTGGTACGAGCAGCGCAAGTACGCGATGACCCTGGCTATGCTGCCCAATCGCCGGTACCGGCACGCTTTCGAGCCCGGCTGCTCGATCGGCACCCTGACCGCGCAGCTGACACTGCGCTGCGACCACGTGACCGCGGTGGACGTGGCCGAGGCGGCGGTGCGCAGCGCCGACGTGCGACTCCAGCACGCAGGCTGCCGGGACCGCGTAACGCTGGACCGCTCGTCCCTGGACGCGGCGTGGCCACCCGGCCCCTTCGATTTACTGGTGCTCAGCGAAGTCGCCTACTACCTCGAGGCCGACGCACTGGCCGGCGTATTGGAACGCGAATGCGCTCGGTTGCAGCCCGGCACGAACGTGGTTGCCGCACATTGGCGTCACCCCGTGGCCGACTATCCGCTGACCGGAGACGCGGCCCACACCGTCATCGCGAGAACACCGGGACTGATATCGCTGGGCCGCTATCAGGACCGCGACGTCGTCATCGAGGTGTTCGACATGGGTGATGGCCGGTCGGTGGCAACGCGCGACAAGGTGCCAGGAGCCCACTAG
- a CDS encoding PIG-L deacetylase family protein has protein sequence MSTVSTGNCARFAAKPLTHGGTPAPVWLAALNREPLAPLDFTECPGLVVVAPHPDDETLGLGATIARLVESAVDVQVVSVSDGGAAQPGASPSDRGRMAATRQHELRRATGVLGAPSVVSLGLPDGQLADHEGKLADSLVEILAASASRPWCAATWRGDGHPDHEAVGRAAAAACTRTDAVLLEYPIWMWHWASPNDPAVPWDRARSLPAPDWAVLRKRRAAQCFRSQFESSTGSPPVLPSFVLPRLMALGEVVFR, from the coding sequence GTGAGCACCGTATCGACTGGCAACTGTGCACGGTTTGCGGCCAAGCCACTGACCCACGGTGGCACACCGGCGCCGGTGTGGCTCGCTGCCCTCAACCGGGAACCCCTGGCGCCACTGGATTTCACCGAGTGTCCGGGCCTGGTCGTCGTCGCGCCCCACCCCGATGACGAAACTCTCGGCCTGGGAGCCACCATCGCCCGACTGGTCGAATCGGCAGTCGATGTGCAGGTGGTGTCGGTCAGCGATGGCGGAGCCGCGCAGCCCGGTGCGTCTCCGTCGGACCGGGGCCGTATGGCGGCCACGCGGCAGCACGAACTACGCAGAGCGACAGGTGTTTTAGGGGCTCCCTCAGTCGTGTCGCTGGGCCTGCCGGACGGTCAGCTGGCCGACCACGAGGGTAAGCTCGCCGATTCGCTCGTCGAGATCCTGGCCGCCTCCGCCTCGCGGCCCTGGTGCGCGGCTACGTGGCGCGGCGACGGACATCCCGATCACGAGGCCGTCGGACGCGCCGCGGCCGCCGCCTGCACACGCACGGACGCCGTGCTGCTGGAATATCCAATCTGGATGTGGCACTGGGCGTCTCCGAACGATCCCGCGGTTCCATGGGACCGTGCACGCTCGTTGCCCGCGCCCGACTGGGCGGTTCTTCGCAAACGCCGTGCCGCGCAATGCTTTCGCAGCCAGTTCGAGTCGAGCACCGGCTCGCCGCCCGTGCTGCCGTCGTTCGTGCTGCCGCGTCTGATGGCGTTGGGTGAGGTGGTGTTCCGATGA
- a CDS encoding DUF7218 family protein produces the protein MPNPSIKNEKLYRDLRKQGNSEEKSARISNAAAARGTSAVGRKGGKAGSYDDWTVPQLKKRAKELGMSGYSGLTKDKLVSKLRNH, from the coding sequence GTGCCGAACCCGTCGATCAAAAACGAAAAGCTCTATCGCGACCTGCGCAAGCAGGGCAATTCCGAGGAAAAATCGGCCCGGATTTCCAACGCTGCCGCGGCACGCGGCACGTCCGCGGTCGGCCGCAAGGGTGGCAAGGCCGGGTCCTACGACGACTGGACAGTTCCGCAATTGAAGAAGCGCGCTAAAGAGCTTGGCATGTCCGGATATTCCGGCCTGACTAAGGACAAGCTGGTTTCCAAACTGCGCAACCACTGA
- a CDS encoding nucleotidyltransferase, which yields MAFTQTPPDSQNCPAQLREALRRAASALKENGPRFALAGSYALWAYGAPEPSHDVDLVVAESDVATATATLRDAGFDIEHPPEDWLFKARRADTLVDVLHRINGVAVDAGTLDRAEQREVLAISMPVLPPTMVLTQKLRALNQHHCDFAKLLPGVRAIREHLDWDRIIKDTDANDYAAAFLVLAERLGLTG from the coding sequence ATGGCGTTCACGCAGACCCCACCAGATTCGCAGAACTGCCCGGCGCAACTGCGCGAGGCGCTGCGACGTGCCGCGTCGGCGCTCAAGGAGAATGGGCCACGCTTCGCTTTGGCCGGGAGTTACGCGTTATGGGCTTACGGCGCACCTGAACCCAGTCATGACGTCGATCTGGTGGTTGCCGAATCCGATGTGGCGACGGCAACCGCCACCCTGCGGGACGCCGGGTTCGACATCGAGCATCCGCCCGAGGATTGGCTGTTCAAGGCTCGCCGGGCAGACACATTGGTGGACGTGTTGCACCGCATCAACGGTGTTGCGGTGGACGCGGGCACCTTGGATCGCGCCGAGCAGCGCGAGGTGCTGGCAATCTCGATGCCGGTGCTGCCGCCCACCATGGTGCTCACCCAGAAACTGCGCGCCCTCAACCAGCATCACTGCGATTTCGCGAAACTGCTGCCCGGCGTTCGAGCCATCCGCGAACACTTGGACTGGGATCGGATCATCAAAGACACCGATGCCAACGACTACGCGGCCGCCTTTTTGGTGCTCGCCGAACGGCTTGGCCTCACCGGCTGA
- a CDS encoding acyl-CoA dehydrogenase, whose translation MTAGLIKHWLDSGRLDLPQPASGRTLERWRRLAVLAEEDIVAARIAEAHVDAVAILDELGGKPPELGQLWGVWAAESSDAVVTATNVKGAFTLEGTKAWCSGAGFCSHALVTARLDDGSRGLFAVAVVDPAVKALPSTWWNAGMAGSDTRPVQLTHAHAVAVGEPGEYLSRPGFWHGAIGVAACWLGGARKVAEPLYRHAASESADAHSLAHLGAVDAALAAGDAILATAAAQVDADPFDRSDSAELIARQVRAIVEHAADEAITRTGRALGPGPLCQDSRHAQRVADLSIYIRQSHAERDLAALGRLAGNHALRAT comes from the coding sequence GTGACGGCGGGATTGATCAAGCACTGGCTGGATTCGGGACGACTCGACCTGCCACAACCCGCGTCGGGGCGCACGCTGGAACGCTGGCGACGCCTGGCCGTGCTTGCCGAAGAAGACATCGTCGCGGCCCGCATCGCCGAGGCTCACGTCGACGCCGTCGCGATCCTCGATGAATTGGGTGGCAAACCACCCGAACTCGGACAGCTGTGGGGTGTGTGGGCGGCCGAATCATCCGATGCGGTGGTGACGGCCACCAATGTCAAGGGTGCGTTCACCCTCGAGGGCACCAAGGCGTGGTGCTCAGGAGCCGGATTCTGCAGTCACGCACTCGTCACCGCACGACTGGACGACGGAAGCCGGGGCTTGTTCGCGGTAGCGGTCGTCGACCCCGCGGTCAAGGCATTGCCATCCACGTGGTGGAACGCCGGGATGGCCGGAAGCGATACCCGGCCGGTGCAGCTGACCCATGCCCACGCTGTCGCCGTCGGCGAGCCCGGTGAGTACTTGAGCCGGCCAGGCTTCTGGCACGGTGCGATCGGTGTTGCCGCTTGTTGGCTCGGCGGTGCGCGCAAGGTTGCCGAGCCGCTATATCGCCACGCCGCAAGCGAATCAGCGGATGCACACTCGTTGGCACATCTTGGCGCGGTCGATGCCGCGCTTGCGGCAGGCGACGCAATACTGGCCACCGCGGCAGCCCAGGTCGATGCCGATCCGTTCGACCGGTCCGACAGCGCCGAACTGATCGCACGCCAGGTTCGCGCGATCGTGGAACACGCTGCCGATGAGGCGATCACCCGCACCGGCCGCGCGCTGGGCCCCGGCCCCCTGTGCCAAGACAGCCGGCATGCCCAGCGGGTGGCCGACCTGAGCATCTACATACGCCAGAGCCACGCCGAGCGGGATCTGGCCGCGCTCGGGCGGCTGGCGGGAAACCATGCGCTGAGAGCGACGTGA